In the Calditrichota bacterium genome, GGATGATTTTTCCGGCAAAAGGGCGAAAATTCACGCTGATTTAGTCGCCGACAGCGTGGCGACTAAACACGTGAAAATGAGTCAGATTCTAGTGGCGAAAAAAATTGACCCGCGCATTTACGTTTCTGCGCAGACGAGATCGGATTTTGATATTTTTCCTAATCCGACGCATAAATTCACTAAGGGCGAGCCGGTTGCGGTTTACTTTGAAATTTATCAACTTGCGTCGGGGAATGACGGCAAATGCCGCTATCGCATCGAATATCGCGTGGGCGAAGATATTTCATCCGCCTCCATTTTTGTACGTGCCCTGATGCGGCTTGGCGTGAAGAAAAATCCCGGAACAGTCACGACATCTTACGAATATTCTTCAAATAAGAGCCGGGTCGTTCACTATCAGTATCTTACGCTATCACAAAAATCAGCAGCAAGACAAAAATTGACAATTACCGTCACTGATTTGGTGTCAGGGAAGAAGGACAGCCAGTCGATTTCATTGGAAATTCCGGAAAAGGAGAAGCAGTAGTTGGAAAAGAAACGAATTTTGATCACCGGAGGCAGCGGTTTTGTCGGGGGCCATCTTATTCACTTGGCAAAAAGAAAATTTGAAGTTCATGCCACTTTTTTTAACCATCCGGTAACCATGCCCGGCGTAAACTTTCACCGCATTGACATGGCCCAATCCGCTTCTGCGGAAAAACTTTTTGCCGCAGTCAATCCCGACGTCATCATTCACACGGCTGCTATTTCCAATCCGGATTTTTGTGAAAAAAATAAGTACCTCGCCCGAACGATAAATTTCGCTTTTTCCGCCCAATTGTTTGATTTTGCCAGAAAAAATCAACGGAGGTTTATTTTTACTTCTTCAGATTTAGTGTTCGACGGCACAAGGAAAAATTACACTGAAAATTCCTTGACAAACCCGCTTAATTTTTATGCCAGAACAAAAGTCGATGCCGAAAATTATATTTTGAAATATTCAGCCAATGCAGTAATCGCGAGATTGGCGCTGGTTTACGGCTTGGGAATAACGAGAAAAAATACTTTTTTCGAGACGACAATAAAAAAAATGCAATCGGGTGAGCAGGTGGTACTATTTGATGATCAGTTTCGCGCGTCCATCTGGGTCAATGACCTGGCGGTGACGCTGCTGGAATTGGCTGCGAATGATTTTCGCGGCATAATTCATCTCGGCGGGGGCGAATGTCTCAGCCGCTGGGAATTTGGCAATTTGATGTGCGAGATTTTCGGATTTGAAAAAACATTGATCATTCGCAAATCGATGGAAGAAGTGAGAACAACAGCGCCGCGACCGAAAAAAATTTGCTTGGACAACACGCTGGCAAGACAAGTTTTGCGAAGCAAAATCCGCAAGCCAAGCGAGGCGTTGCCGATAATCCGAAAATCTGTGAATTAATCCTTGCATTTTAGGCGACAATTTGTTATTATTAACCACTTTTTTATTCCAAACATTGAAAAAATCCTGACGATCTGCGCTGTCTCTCATCGAATCAGGGAATTGACCGGATTTTTGGAAGGAGAAAATTATGGCCACTCTGGCGCTGGAAAAACCTGAACATTCCACTGCTTTTCGCGTGCGTCGCTTTCTGAACTGGTTCCCCATGGGACTGACTTACGCGTTTTTGTACATGGCGCGATACAACCTGACTGTCTCGAAAAATGCGCTTGGCTCTTTAATGTCAAAAGAAGATTTCGGCATTATTTTCGGCGCAGGAACGATCACGTACGCCTTCGCCTTTTTGCTGAACGGGCCGCTCACTGACCGGCTGGGCGGCAAAAAAGCTATTTTGACCGGAGCCTTCGGTGCCGCAGTTATGAACATTTTGCTGGGAATTTTGACGTATCTCATCGTTGCCAAAGGTATGGCGATCAATATCGCGCTGGCGTTTTCCATTGTTTATGCCGGTAATATGTATTTCCAGAGTTTCGGCGCCGTGGCAATCGTGAAAGTGAACTCGTCCTGGTTCCACGTCCGCGAGCGCGGAGTTTTTGGCGGTATTTTTGGCATTCTCATTTCGTTGGGAATTTATTTTGCCTTTGATTGGGGAACGGCAATTGTGGAGGCGACCCAGGCGAATCCTGAGGTGGAACTCAGTTGGATTCAGCATCTGATTCGTTCCGCTGTCGGAATTTCGCCCGAGGGCGTCGATCAAACCTGGTGGGTCTTTTTCATTCCGGCGATGCTATTACTGACCTTTTTTGTGATTGAATTGTTTTTGTTGCGAGATAAACCTTCTCAGTCCGGATTTGAAGACTTTGACACCGCAGACGCTTCTTCCGGCGAGGAAGAGGAGCCGTTTGATTTCAAATTATTGCTGAAGAAAATTTTGACCAATAAAATTATTCTCACTATTGCCATTATTGAATTTTGCACGGGAGTGCTACGCCAGGGAATTATGCACTGGTACCTGATT is a window encoding:
- a CDS encoding SDR family oxidoreductase codes for the protein MEKKRILITGGSGFVGGHLIHLAKRKFEVHATFFNHPVTMPGVNFHRIDMAQSASAEKLFAAVNPDVIIHTAAISNPDFCEKNKYLARTINFAFSAQLFDFARKNQRRFIFTSSDLVFDGTRKNYTENSLTNPLNFYARTKVDAENYILKYSANAVIARLALVYGLGITRKNTFFETTIKKMQSGEQVVLFDDQFRASIWVNDLAVTLLELAANDFRGIIHLGGGECLSRWEFGNLMCEIFGFEKTLIIRKSMEEVRTTAPRPKKICLDNTLARQVLRSKIRKPSEALPIIRKSVN
- a CDS encoding MFS transporter — its product is MATLALEKPEHSTAFRVRRFLNWFPMGLTYAFLYMARYNLTVSKNALGSLMSKEDFGIIFGAGTITYAFAFLLNGPLTDRLGGKKAILTGAFGAAVMNILLGILTYLIVAKGMAINIALAFSIVYAGNMYFQSFGAVAIVKVNSSWFHVRERGVFGGIFGILISLGIYFAFDWGTAIVEATQANPEVELSWIQHLIRSAVGISPEGVDQTWWVFFIPAMLLLTFFVIELFLLRDKPSQSGFEDFDTADASSGEEEEPFDFKLLLKKILTNKIILTIAIIEFCTGVLRQGIMHWYLIFTNEIGLSSDHFMREHWGLILMLAGSFGGIFAGFVSDHIFGSRRGPVAALFYGLMIVLTLIMGFTLHMNPYVLGAIVTLMSLAVIGTHGMLSGTATMDFGGRKGAATAVGLIDGFVYLGTGFQAITLGFLLSKSWSYWAPFLVPFAIIGFILAIKIWHAFPTGKKSVH